The Scyliorhinus canicula chromosome 13, sScyCan1.1, whole genome shotgun sequence genome contains a region encoding:
- the LOC119976421 gene encoding dapper homolog 3-like has translation MADTQKLEDVGDFTVEKAIAKKRKQHHVARSSPQHRRIKKAVGPTVTQRILQLAAATKERRGISLAALKKALSAKGYDVNRNNTRVNRTVKQLVRNGSLVQTSGVGASGSFRFNRSQTRPDTPAVGIGGGGLAAAIAAASLPSAPSAGAPLKDDGGAPKKKTSLGKTGPASSKRSQAKVSAPAARKGRGGAAARRKGGAAKPRKATARRKLKGARRPLAGGRGKAGGPRPYGKKKPLRGGVRKVAVGGGIRRRRPPASKPKRPVGRPKKYPPFGLKKGNYARSGTDRPTFDRVRDSPGAPVMAETVAARKKVGDRKPKAPPPPPPPPAAAKVGGGGSTSATVTERILHAVAAGKAGRRGLSLAALKKMLSANGYDVASNKWRLRQAVRSLVTKGSLVQTSGSGASGSFKLAAKEPREEAARVQKKPRKEPPAAPYTITSRDRKPLAARRPAARRPAAAKRPKRRVAPRKVRRGAAAGGSRKAAKGGRRVRSPLKGIRTTVPNSRKQRAKRRRLERKFPLCICETLPASPDGGRGRAAGCLHPVRFPSLYRMSPPQLSHMCEGDACRLSGIRLMAETLPAKADVPAAVAPPDAAVRKKAACRPQKGGGGTTAVAEQILEAVAATKERQAAKLGAAALKKTISASGYELEKGGANRPTAPPLSTSANKVSSVPGESGAGTSSSSVHPEQPEEGRPEAEGEDGAKGGAERKAAPKRAAAKRAKKEAATKSPRKGTAAKRRKTPKRPVGRKRAAGKRR, from the exons ATGGCTGACACCCAGAAGTTGGAAGATGTGGGCGACTTCACCGTGGAGAAGGCGATCGCTAAGAAGCGGAAACAGCACCACGTGGCGCGCTCTTCGCCACAGCACCGCCGGATCAAGAAGGCGGTCGGCCCGACCGTCACCCAGCGCATCCTGCAGCTGGCAGCCGCCACCAAGGAGCGGCGGGGCATCTCGCTGGCCGCCCTCAAGAAGGCGCTTTCGGCCAAGGGCTACGACGTGAACCGCAACAACACTCGGGTCAACCGCACCGTCAAGCAGCTGGTGCGCAACGGCTCCCTGGTGCAGACCTCCGGGGTGGGCGCCTCGGGCTCCTTCCGCTTCAACCGCTCTCAGACCCGGCCCGACACCCCGGCCGTGGGCATCGGAGGAGGAGGGCTGGCGGCGGCGATCGCAGCGGCCTCGCTGCCCTCGGCGCCGTCCGCCGGGGCGCCGCTCAAGGACGACGGCGGGGCGCCGAAGAAGAAAACGTCGCTCGGAAAAACCGGGCCGGCTTCGTCCAAGAGGTCGCAGGCCAAGGTCTCCGCCCCCGCCGCCAGGAAGGGCCGAGGAGGCGCCGCCGCCAGGCGCAAAGGCGGGGCCGCCAAGCCCCGGAAGGCCACCGCCCGCCGCAAACTCAAAGGCGCCCGGCGACCTTTGGCCGGCGGCCGTGGCAAGGCGGGCGGACCGCGGCCCTACGGCAAGAAGAAGCCACTGCGGGGCGGCGTGAGGAAGGTGGCGGTCGGGGGAGGCATCCGCCGCCGGCGGCCGCCCGCTTCCAAACCCAAGAGGCCGGTGGGGCGCCCGAAGAAATACCCGCCTTTCGGTCTCAAGAAAGGAAACTACGCCCGTAG CGGGACAGACAGACCGACCTTCGACCGAGTCAGAGATTCCCCGGGAGCCCCAGTGATGGCCGAAACCGTGGCGGCCCGCAAGAAGGTGGGGGACAGGAAGCCCAAAGCGCCGCCTCCGCCGccacccccgccggcagcggccaaggtgggcggcggcggcagcaCCTCGGCCACGGTGACCGAGCGCATCCTCCACGCGGTGGCCGCCGGCAAGGCGGGGCGCCGCGGCCTGTCGCTGGCCGCTCTCAAGAAGATGCTGTCGGCCAACGGCTACGACGTGGCCTCCAACAAGTGGCGGCTGCGGCAGGCGGTGCGGAGCCTGGTGACCAAAGGCTCCCTGGTGCAGACCTCGGGCAGCGGCGCCTCGGGCTCCTTCAAGCTGGCCGCCAAGGAGCCCAGGGAGGAGGCGGCCCGGGTCCAGAAGAAGCCGAGGAAGGAGCCGCCCGCCGCCCCCTACACCATCACCAGCCGGGACCGCAAACCCCTCGCCGCCCGGCGGCCGGCTGCCCGACGGCCTGCCGCCGCCAAGCGCCCCAAGAGGCGCGTCGCCCCCCGCAAGGTGAGGCGGGGCGCCGCCGCCGGCGGCTCCAGGAAGGCGGCCAAGGGCGGCCGCAGGGTCAGGAGCCCCCTGAAGGGCATCAGGACAACGGTGCCCAACAGCAGGAAGCAGCGGGCCAAGCGCAGGAGA TTGGAAAGGAAGTTTCCATTATGCATATGTGAAACACTACCTGCGTCGCCAG ATGGTGGGCGGGGTCGAGCTGCAGGTTGCCTCCATCCCGTCCGCTTTCCCTCCTTATATAGAATGTCGCCGCCGCAGTTGAGCCATATGTGTGAGGGCGACGCGTGCCGACTGAGTGGGATCCGTCTGATGGCCGAGACCCTCCCAGCCAAAGCGGATGTCCCCGCGGCCGTCGCTCCTCCAGATGCCGCCGTCCGGAAGAAGGCCGCCTGCCGGCCCCAGAAAGGCGGCGGTGGCACGACGGCCGTGGCCGAGCAGATCCTGGAGGCCGTGGCCGCCACCAAGGAGCGTCAGGCGGCCAAGCTGGGCGCCGCCGCCCTGAAGAAGACCATCTCGGCCTCGGGCTACGAGCTGGAGAAGGGCGGCGCCAACCGGCCCACTGCGCCGCCGCTCAGCACCTCGGCCAACAAGGTGTCCTCCGTCCCGGGCGAGAGCGGCGCCGGCACCTCCTCGTCCTCCGTCCacccggagcagccggaggagggGCGGCCGGAGGCAGAGGGCGAGGACGGCGCCAAGGGAGGAGCCGAGAGGAAAGCGGCCCCCAAGAGAGCGGCGGCCAAACGGGCCAAGAAGGAAGCGGCCACCAAGAGCCCCCGGAAGGGGACGGCGGCCAAGCGGAGGAAAACCCCCAagcggccggtggggcgcaagcGGGCGGCGGGGAAGAGGAGGTAG